AAGTTTTTGAATAAGCAGGAGGAATCCGTAAATCTTCCAGACGTAGAGCCCGTAAGGCTTTGAATCCAAATACATTACCTACAATAGAAGTGAACAGGTTAGTAACAGAACCTTCTTCAAAAAGATCTAAAGGGTAAGCCACATAGGCAATAAATTGACTTTCCTCTCCAGGAACGGGTTCAATATCATAGCATCGCCCCTTGTAACGATCAAGACTGGTAAGTCCATCGGTCCAAACAGTCGTCCACGTACCAGTGGAAGATTCGGCGGCTACTGCTGCTCCCGCTTCTTCGGGGGGTACTCCAGGTTGAGGAGTGACTCGGAATGCTGCTAAGATATCAGTATCTTTGGTCTGATATTCCGGAGTATAATAAGTTAATCTGTAATCTTTAACACCAGCTTTGAATCCGACACTTGCTTTAGTCTCTGTTTTTGGTGACATAAATAAGTCCCTCCCTATGATTTATTGGTTAATAGCTCTTACAAGAACGAGGTCTACTCGACCTGGGTGTCGAACGTAAAGAATCACTTTTGTATTACAAAATTTTTTGTAATACAAAATACTCATTTTGTAGCCTTTATTGTCAAAAAGGCTTTTCTTTCAAGTGATATTGTATCATGTTATGTATGTATGACGCAACCCAATTTCTTATTTCGATTGACCTGAGGACCTTTCCGCAATTCTCATTTTATATAGAAAAAAAAAATATAGATTTCTTCATTTTAGGCGAAAAAGAAAATGAGAAAAAAATTGCAATAGCAGACCGTATGGGCATAGGTGAAAATGTGCCCAGTTATTGGCTCAGGCAAATTGAAGACTTCTTTATGATCGTTATCCATTTACTTCCAATTTCATAAATTAATATTTCTTTATCTGAACAAAAGAGCATCAGCAGCCTCTAGTCGTGTTCTAGCTCTTTTGAGAGCCACATCAGCCTCGATTGCTTGTCTCTTGCCTTCAGCTCGCGCACGATCAGCTGCAGCTAGTCTAAAACTTTCCTGAGCCTCTTGAAGATCAATATCAATACCTCTTTCTGCATTATTTACCAATAATGTGATTTCATTATTGTCTATCGTGGCAAAACCACCCATCAAAGCCATAGTGGACCACTGAGCATTGAGTCGTATCTTCATGACTCCTATATCCAAAGCTGTTACAAGTGCAGTATGGTTCGGTAATACACCCATTTGACCATTATTAGTAGCTAATATTATTTCTTGAACTTCTGAATCCCAAACAACTCGATTGGGAGTGACTACACGAAGGTTTAGGTTCATTTTGTTTCTTTAAATTTCTTTTAAGTTCATAGCCTTTGCGGTAGCTTCATCAATGTTACCCACCAAATAAAAAGACTGTTCGGGTAGAACATCTAATTCTCCGGAAAGGATCATTTGAAAACCTCTAATTGTCTCTATTAGACTAACATATTTACCGGGGGAACCAGTGAATACCTCTGCTACAAAAAAGGGTTGTGACAAAAACCGTTCAATTTTTCTTGCTCTTGCCACGATTAAACGATCGTCTTCTGATAATTCGTCTAATCCAAGAATAGCTATAATATCTTGAAGTTCCTTATAACGTTGCAAAGTTTGTTTAACTCCTTGCGCAGTTTCATAATGTTCTTCGCCTACGATCGAAGGTTGGAGCATAGTTGACGTGGAATCTAACGGATCTACTGCTGGATAGATCCCCTTGGCAGCTAATCCTCTCGATAGTACAGTAGTAGCATCTAAATGTGCAAATGTTGTAGCAGGAGCGGGATCAGTCAAGTCATCTGCAGGTACATAAACTGCTTGAATGGAGGTTATAGATCCTTCTTTGGTAGAAGTTATTCTTTCTTGTAAAGAACCCATTTCCGTGCTAAGAGTTGGCTGATAACCCACTGCGGAAGGCATTCTGCCTAATAATGCGGATACCTCTGATCCTGCTTGGACAAAGCGGAAGATATTGTCAATAAATAGGAGTACATCTTGTTTATTTACGTCTCGGAAATATTCAGCCATAGTTAAAGCAGTTAAACCTACTCTCATACGAGCTCCTGGCGGTTCATTCATCTGACCATAGACCAAAGCTACTTTTGATTCTGATATATTTTGTTCATTAATGACTCCCGATTCTTTCATTTCCTTGTAAAGATCATTCCCTTCACGGGTACGTTCTCCTACTCCGCCAAATACCGAAACACCTCCATGAGCCTTAGCAATGTTGTTGATTAATTCCATAATTAACACTGTTTTACCCACTCCAGCTCCCCCAAATAATCCAATTTTTCCCCCACGGCGGTAAGGAGCTAAAAGATCCACTACTTTAATGCCTGTTTCAAAGATTGAAAATCTGGTATCCAATTGTGTAAAGGCGGGAGCAGATCTATGAATAGGAGATCTTGTGAGAGCATCTACAGGACCTAAGTCATCAACAGGTTCCCCAAGAACATTAAAAATTCTTCCAAGAGTAGTTTCACCAACTGGAACACTAAGTGGACCTCCTGTATCAATTACTTTCATTCCTCTCATCAAACCGTCTGTAGCACTCATAGCTACAGCTCTAACCTTATTATTTCCTAATAATTGTTGTACCTCACAAGTCACACTTATTGGCTGACCAGTTGTATCGTTATCCTTAACTATCAAGGAATTGTAAATTCTAGGCATATTACCTGGAGGGAAAGATACGTCGAGTACTGGGCCGATTATCTGATCAATACGTCCTGCCTTCTTTTCTACAAGTGCGGAAACCCCAAGAATAAAAGGATTGGTTCTCATAAAAAAATAAATAAAAAAAGGATGATTCCAATTGCTAATACTAGCAAAAAACCTAAAAAAGCACAAATGCTCCGTAATGAGTTGATCAGTCAATAATCATTTAGAGTTATAACTTACATTTACTTAGTAATCTCTTTCTTTGTAAAGTTCAACTTCGATAATGATCTAAAAATGGATTCATTATTTAAATGAATCGAAATAATTGATATTATTTGAAAATAAAGTAAAACTTATTTGATGCGATTTATTACTCAATCGCATCAAATAAGTTTTACCTACTATTGGATTTGAACCAATGACTCTCGCCGTATGAAAGCGATACTCTAACCACTGAGTTAAGTGGGTTATTTATTATCATAGATAGAGTCGTACCTAGAAACAATTCTAGGTATAATTAGACATATAAACAATATGCCCTTAACTAGGATTTGAATGATTCAATCAAATATCATCCGTCTTGACAGAAAGTGATCTATTTTATTAGTATATCTTCAAGACTAAACTGTGAAGGGCTATAGCTCAGCTGGTAGAGCACCTCGTTTACACGTGCGCCAATGGTTTTCAGGAGAGTTTATTGGTTCACTCGGTCCATAAAATAGATTTGAGTCTTACTCTATGAATTGGGAGAACAATAGCATGACAAAGATTAAGTTCGATCTGATTCGAACTATAGATCTAGTTGATATGGTCAATCTCGTGGACATTCAATGTCAGACATAATGAGTACAATACGAGGATCTCAAAAAAGAATTCTTTTCGCTCTATGAACTTTGAGGTGTATGAAGGCTCATATTATTCTATTTTTAGGGTGAGAGAGACTCCATTTGGAGAATCTATGTCTAAGCATGACAGACCTACGTCAAGGAAACCTTTTGAAGCACTTTGGGATTGCTTCCGAAAAATTTTCGTTTGAAGCAAACGGAGCCATCTTATTATCTTTCTGGAAAGAAGAGAATGGCAGACTAACTGATTTTTCCATCAGTTAATGAAAGAGCCCAATGCAATAAAAATGCATGTTGGGTTCTTCGAACAGTTCGAATCATTTTGGTAATAAGAAATTTGATCTGTTCTACCGAGAAGGTCTACGGTTCGAGTCCGTATAGCCCTATACAATTAGAAAACTATTCTTTCTCTCTCATATTGTCCCTATTATTCGATGCTAATTTGAAATGAAAAATAAAGCATCTCGTTTTTTTTTAATGCGGAACACAGAAGATAATTTTTTGAAGAAAAAGTAAAGAGGAAATATGAATGAAAAGCAAAAAAGAATATAGAATTATAAGAAATAATATTCTTTCGACTGCGACTCAGAGTCTTATTCCCCAATATCTGAGTTATACAGAACAATAGATCGGAAATCGTGTCGGAATATGGGCACATAATCATTTTTTTATGAAAGATTTCATAGGTTCCACGGGTCGATCGGTACCTATCGATTATAATCGATATATAATCGAACTCCGTTGTTTTTTTTTTTTTTTTCGATTTGCTAGAAAGACATAGTATCAATTTGATTTCCCCTTGAACATTTTATTCCAATATGTGCGCCTTGAGGAGGACTCGAACCTCCACACTCAGCAGTAACGCGTGTTAGGTGTTTACCTCGTGCATATCGTATGCTCTTTTATAGAGCACGTCTGCTCTTGTTGACCCGCATGGCGGGCAATATACCTCTCCGCTTGGGGGAATAATATAGAACTATTCTGCCCTCGTTGAGCAGGCGAGAAAATCTACGTGTCTATAAGGTGGAGCAGAGGTACTACC
Above is a window of Cryptomeria japonica chloroplast, complete genome DNA encoding:
- the atpE gene encoding ATP synthase CF1 epsilon subunit; the protein is MNLNLRVVTPNRVVWDSEVQEIILATNNGQMGVLPNHTALVTALDIGVMKIRLNAQWSTMALMGGFATIDNNEITLLVNNAERGIDIDLQEAQESFRLAAADRARAEGKRQAIEADVALKRARTRLEAADALLFR
- the atpB gene encoding ATP synthase CF1 beta subunit, producing MRTNPFILGVSALVEKKAGRIDQIIGPVLDVSFPPGNMPRIYNSLIVKDNDTTGQPISVTCEVQQLLGNNKVRAVAMSATDGLMRGMKVIDTGGPLSVPVGETTLGRIFNVLGEPVDDLGPVDALTRSPIHRSAPAFTQLDTRFSIFETGIKVVDLLAPYRRGGKIGLFGGAGVGKTVLIMELINNIAKAHGGVSVFGGVGERTREGNDLYKEMKESGVINEQNISESKVALVYGQMNEPPGARMRVGLTALTMAEYFRDVNKQDVLLFIDNIFRFVQAGSEVSALLGRMPSAVGYQPTLSTEMGSLQERITSTKEGSITSIQAVYVPADDLTDPAPATTFAHLDATTVLSRGLAAKGIYPAVDPLDSTSTMLQPSIVGEEHYETAQGVKQTLQRYKELQDIIAILGLDELSEDDRLIVARARKIERFLSQPFFVAEVFTGSPGKYVSLIETIRGFQMILSGELDVLPEQSFYLVGNIDEATAKAMNLKEI